In the Ictalurus punctatus breed USDA103 chromosome 7, Coco_2.0, whole genome shotgun sequence genome, one interval contains:
- the si:dkey-94e7.2 gene encoding retinol dehydrogenase 12 isoform X4: protein MACRDTVKAEAALKEIVTESGNQNVIIRKLDLADTKSIRAFAEVINNEEKQLHILINNAGVMMCPYSKTADGFEMQFGVNHLGHFLLTLLLIDLLKKSAPSRIIILSSMAHSWGTIKLDDINSERSYHSRRAYGQSKLANILCARSLAKRLKDTGVTVYAVHPGIVRTELKRHMNLGLLCMWKMVRPFTKTSAQGAQTSIYCAVEPALDSHSGGYFSNCRPASCTRAARDDGTAQKLWDLSCQMLGVSWE from the exons ATGGCTTGCAGAGATACTGTCAAAGCTGAAGCGGCACTGAAAGAGATTGTTACAGAGTCAGGCAACCAAAACGTCATTATCAGGAAACTCGATCTGGCAGACACCAAATCAATCAGAGCGTTTGCAGAAGTCATAAACAATG AGGAGAAGCAATTACATATTCTTATAAACAATGCCGGAGTCATGATGTGCCCCTATTCTAAGACAGCCGATGGCTTTGAGATGCAATTTGGAGTCAATCATTTGg GCCACTTCCTGCTAACTCTGCTGCTGATCGATTTGCTGAAAAAGTCTGCCCCGTCAAGAATCATCATCCTGTCCTCCATGGCTCATAGCTGGGGCACCATTAAACTGGATGACATCAACAGTGAGAGGAGTTACCACAGCAGGAGGGCGTACGGACAGAGCAAGCTAGCAAATATCCTCTGTGCTCGATCCCTGGCCAAAAGACTTAAAG ACACAGGAGTGACAGTATATGCTGTCCACCCAGGCATCGTTCGCACTGAACTAAAGAGGCACATGAACCTTGGGCTCCTTTGCATGTGGAAAATGGTCAGGCCTTTCACTAAGACGTCAGCGCAGGGAGCTCAGACTTCAATCTACTGCGCTGTGGAGCCAGCCCTCGATTCACACAGTGGCGGCTATTTCAG CAACTGTAGACCTGCAAGTTGCACAAGAGCTGCTAGAGACGATGGAACGGCACAGAAGCTGTGGGATCTCAGTTGCCAGATGCTTGGAGTGAGCTGggaatga
- the LOC108268138 gene encoding oxygen-regulated protein 1 — protein MNTPPHHDPQQPDVFLGSMQTPLSRPQLASKDSKRVCFYKSGDPKFSGHWVVINSRTFKTFDALLDALSNKVPLPFGVRTITTPKGTHAIRSLDNLQHGASYVCSDQRKVKPLNLDDINQRHVPWNSTRPTSGGRQGRRGLIRQLVKKNELGRMAKMAESTVTVRTPKRLVVLKNRDPSTKRIVVLQRRTAPTFEALLEYLSQVMQFPVVKLYTADGRRVEGLSALILCSGVIVAAGNEPFQPANFNLQASAQPSHSVMSEATGPTKTQPLPQVQQKSVRPRSRNFSLSSERYFVNQINMSLNGSHSQENDVKSGSTASVNNRALESEEMEKRDFVSGIEEDDRLIKPSDDEIEKSFRVNQDGSMTVEMKVRLTIKQEEMIHWTTTVSRACVNSQEMAAFSQPVSSYNSPDNKNNNNNRTRESKIDGYESKDENTQTYKAIKFNKEGENHRESATSEASENPKPCFRRRPTPGPRRVGRNETSVENIKKLSQTAVQESTVGAYSYVEHTSEGELLEGYCVVSHSSSSSTRPVPKPRKKNLVEAKHNKTHSSRSGIAAALQLHNKGKEVTETVMQIHRSQDTCENCFAKTWADADDRLVSVSREHKKSGSTESGPRSSSNACDTDLTKLSLSSGPGNARNNELLSLLSGHSDLSQTKSNSASSFTDYENQARCDSSDKGLEISPKKHSENKRVLSKKSEKAPKTERSNKGVFLKSTVRDKKQKGSVPDFLKDLKNGDSPESQSRKESDKHGQKLKKKKKGQSPFRHSNVLRGTSENINLGHTDILRPRIKDKLDVIPPSHSAPFKILTKQRSVNGSITNSPKQSKELSESVSMPVLQSSPCSVHQYVENWLANIHSESALYTDELNLHESRARFQIESDFSDVSETRGELDSDILVENCAEGSTVKKPVSRPLVQIRCEGEPVETQNLGRFCKSMPSVRMHAAEQEIGTRKNKSSEDLLPKLPDVGSEISPNTQNSRSVMKQVSEQLCLSIQFIRRACSHSHLSSLKKNTKSSSLPDFSSQLTSAFGSPSKALLSFLTVMTLRDGIANSANEDSGSDNANNSRSNPEALQVMQSIQKLASMEDEEELKASLASLRSSTSAQLKKSWSDFQERNYIQESPLLSPRQSEQEFALEVDSEEGYQDKGPVFGITELMDELNMCEDLRREISSLVRGDLTDFDRAKPTKEHPGQENETTNVALKNEDATTKDDLRGLLEEERIYLEEREHQYDYITSTKPADLSKESEEVHLLESSSYKPTLLSKDKAMGESDLVKYVQIEDMSNQKGLVPYITEIADDVKTNQERNVDNEPSNADLCEEKQEMMDNVQMIEEKYTEDEIIQVDEFQVPDYSPSNLEDKVKCRRQESVGCTLSESELLSPTSETEGKNVRSNSEVIDNTVRKRGDWTDSLEGCGIHSKAEDTYFETKEHPKQPDIISETVEAHLPNNDTIQIEEKNATHEDARSEASDFSVDESDPYGNDDNALKEVEINNGHEVTMCSTSECENPADGPHQSSVSDQEDEHSDHYKSAPETEHELQKSEEGSVTEKQAHNANEKDEEADEDEDFAAEPNSPLHLHHEGECSDRSESYKGREAIGELQKSEGDSVSKNATRPAEEKDDETDGHDDEQSNALDTQSHHSFLEDPSSLRRDSCNSEEKHQAQSVDSAGTEEADTAHDCHCAHPTVFPQQLLDFINLALMSSALIFEYDSNGRLRIKPDRCRNRATSSSKSNIDNQYARRCLPSPNTSDLSDYRPDTSDSGGDPSQFSTDILTESGEDDAERPFIYQRTVKQSSENINSLSSFPDSMVNSTMQVPVYCNSSDSIGNSELEQCLAFLAKADSGEGILIDKGRWLLKENHLIRRSPPVPMGMYENVDTTSVDTGQENTSEDASYVPCGRKQSPLAVLSSSELEDMAKPSTPKCTYFTMAHGSDSDPFLDNQSISSNKGKAFSRKSKAVSPLEETSKMSAKKNGSLPSFTSVDFKLATGKVHPADGTAASVVEKSARSQSLRCNTPHEEDSVQGLSLRCGQHCPIL, from the exons ATGAATACCCCTCCCCATCATGATCCACAACAGCCAGATGTTTTCTTGGGGAGCATGCAGACTCCACTGTCCAGACCCCAACTTGCATCCAAAGACTCAAAGAGAGTTTGTTTTTACAAGAGTGGAGACCCGAAGTTTTCTGGACACTGGGTAGTCATCAACAGTCGTACGTTCAAGACTTTTGATGCCCTGCTGGACGCCCTTTCAAACAAAGTGCCTCTACCGTTTGGGGTGCGCACCATCACAACACCCAAAGGTACACACGCGATCCGGAGCTTAGACAATCTGCAGCACGGGGCCTCTTATGTGTGCTCAGATCAAAGAAAGGTCAAACCCCTGAACCTGGATGATATCAACCAGAGACATGTCCCCTGGAACAGCACCAGACCTACTAGCGGAGGACGTCAGGGACGCAGAGGCCTGATCCGGCAGCTGGTAAAGAAGAATGAACTAGGCAGGATGGCAAAAATGGCTGAAAGTACTGTGACAGTGAGGACACCAAAAAGGCTCGTGGTTCTTAAAAACAGGGATCCCAGCACTAAACGCATAGTTGTTTTGCAGAGGAGGACAGCTCCGACTTTTGAGGCGCTCTTGGAATACCTTTCCCAAGTGATGCAGTTCCCTGTGGTTAAGCTATACACCGCCGATGGCAGGCGA GTTGAAGGTCTGTCGGCCCTGATCCTGTGCTCTGGTGTCATCGTAGCAGCTGGTAACGAACCCTTTCAGCCGGCTAACTTCAATCTCCAAGCATCCGCTCAACCCTCACACTCAGTCATGTCTGAAGCCACGGGGCCAACAAAGACACAGCCATTGCCAC AAGTCCAACAAAAATCAGTTAGACCAAGATCAAGAAATTTCTCATTATCATCAGAAAGATATTTTGTAAATCAGATCAACATGTCGCTAAACGGAAGTCACTCCCAGGAGAATGACGTGAAATCGGGATCGACGGCGAGCGTGAACAACCGAGCACTAGAATCAGAAGAGATGGAGAAACGTGACTTCGTGTCTGGTATCGAGGAAGACGATCGCTTAATTAAACCTTCAGATGATGAGATTGAGAAATCGTTCCGTGTGAACCAGGACGGCAGCATGACCGTGGAGATGAAAGTCCGTCTCACTATAAAGCAAGAGGAGATGATTCACTGGACCACCACAGTGAGTCGAGCCTGTGTTAATAGCCAGGAGATGGCAGCGTTCTCACAACCAGTCTCAAGCTACAACTCCCcagataataaaaacaataataacaacagaaCACGAGAGTCAAAGATAGATGGCTATGAATCTAAAGATGAGAATACGCAAACCTATAAAGCAATCAAATTCAACAAGGAAGGAGAAAATCACCGTGAAAGCGCTACTTCTGAGGCCTCGGAAAATCCAAAACCGTGTTTCAGGAGGCGGCCTACTCCGGGACCTAGGCGTGTCGGAAGGAACGAAACTTCAGTGGAGAATATAAAGAAGCTATCACAGACTGCTGTTCAGGAAAGCACGGTTGGTGCATACTCATATGTGGAACACACATCTGAAGGTGAGCTATTAGAAGGGTACTGTGTTGTCAGTCATAGCAGCTCTAGCAGTACAAGACCTGTACCAAAACCCAGGAAGAAAAATTTAGTGGAAGCCAAGCATAATAAGACTCACTCCTCTCGCTCAGGGATCGCAGCGgctcttcagctgcacaacaaAGGAAAAGAGGTTACAGAAACTGTCATGCAGATTCATCGGTCACAGGATACCTGTGAAAACTGTTTCGCAAAAACTTGGGCTGATGCGGATGACAGGTTGGTATCGGTGTCTCGAGAACACAAAAAGTCAGGCTCAACTGAATCAGGGCCTCGATCTTCAAGCAATGCCTGTGACACCGATCTTACCAAACTGTCTCTGAGTTCTGGTCCTGGGAATGCTAGGAACAATGAACTCTTATCTTTGCTGTCTGGCCACTCGGACCTTTCGCAAACAAAAAGCAACAGTGCATCCTCCTTCACCGACTATGAAAATCAAGCTAGGTGTGACTCCTCCGACAAAGGACTGGAGATATCCCCTAAAAAGCACTCTGAAAACAAAAGAGTTCTTAGTAAGAAGAGTGAAAAGGCACCAAAAACTGAAAGGTCCAACAAAGGTGTGTTTCTGAAAAGCACTGTAAGAGACAAAAAGCAGAAAGGTAGCGTTCCAGACTTTTTAAAAGACCTAAAGAACGGCGATTCTCCGGAATCGCAGAGCCGCAAAGAAAGTGACAAACACGGGCAGaagcttaaaaagaaaaagaaaggtcAGTCACCTTTCCGTCATAGTAACGTGCTAAGGGGCACGTCTGAAAATATAAACTTAGGTCATACGGACATTCTAAGGCCTCGCATTAAGGACAAATTAGACGTCATCCCGCCATCTCATTCAGCACCTTTCAAGATTCTAACGAAGCAAAGGTCTGTGAATGGCAGCATAACAAATTCTCCTAAACAGAGCAAGGAGTTGAGTGAAAGTGTTTCTATGCCAGTGCTACAGTCATCCCCCTGCAGTGTGCACCAGTATGTGGAAAACTGGCTGGCAAACATTCACTCGGAATCAGCGCTCTATACGGATGAGTTAAACCTGCATGAATCTCGAGCTAGGTTCCAGATCGAAAGTGATTTCTCAGACGTTTCAGAAACGAGAGGGGAATTAGACAGCGACATTTTGGTGGAGAACTGTGCTGAAGGTTCTACTGTCAAGAAGCCAGTGTCTCGACCACTTGTGCAAATTAGGTGTGAGGGAGAACCTGTGGAGACACAGAACCTGGGAAGATTCTGTAAATCAATGCCAAGCGTGAGAATGCATGCTGCTGAACAGGAGATTGGAACAAGAAAGAATAAGTCTTCAGAGGACTTGCTTCCCAAATTGCCAGATGTAGGGAGTGAAATATCACCAAACACACAGAACTCTAGGTCAGTTATGAAACAAGTTTCAGAGCAGTTATGTTTATCCATCCAGTTTATCAGAAGAGCCTGTAGTCATTCTCATCTATCATCCTTGAAGAAGAATACAAAATCCAGTAGCCTTCCCGACTTCTCATCACAGTTAACCTCTGCTTTTGGCTCTCCATCAAAGGCCCTTCTCTCCTTCCTGACGGTGATGACACTGAGAGATGGAATCGCCAACTCTGCCAATGAAGACTCGGGTTCTGACAATGCTAATAACTCAAGAAGCAATCCAGAGGCTCTGCAGGTTATGCAATCCATACAAAAACTGGCCAGCATGGAGGATGAAGAAGAGCTTAAGGCCAGCCTGGCAAGTCTCCGCAGTTCAACTTCTGCTCAGTTGAAGAAGAGCTGGAGCGATTTCCAAGAGAGAAATTATATCCAAGAAAGTCCCCTGCTGTCACCAAGACAGTCAGAGCAAGAGTTTGCTCTTGAGGTCGACTCAGAAGAGGGCTATCAAGATAAAGGGCCCGTTTTTGGTATCACCGAGTTAATGGACGAGCTAAACATGTGTGAGGATCTCCGCCGAGAGATCTCCTCACTTGTTAGAGGTGATTTGACCGATTTCGATAGAGCAAAACCCACTAAGGAACATCCAGGTCAGGAAAACGAAACCACCAATGTTGCCCTCAAGAACGAGGATGCCACTACGAAGGATGATTTAAGAGGGCTCTTAGAGGAAGAAAGAATATATTTAGAGGAGCGAGAACATCAGTATGATTATATAACAAGCACCAAGCCTGCAGATTTATCCAAAGAATCTGAAGAAGTACACCTACTTGAATCAAGTTCCTATAAGCCAACACTTCTGAGTAAAGATAAAGCTATGGGAGAATCAGACCTAGTGAAATATGTCCAAATTGAGGATATGTCTAACCAAAAAGGACTAGTTCCATATATAACTGAAATTGCAGATGACGTTAAGACAAACCAGGAAAGGAATGTGGATAATGAACCGAGCAACGCAGATCTATGTGAGGAGAAGCAGGAGATGATGGACAATGTCCAAATGATTGAGGAAAAGTACACAGAAGATGAGATAATCCAGGTTGATGAGTTTCAGGTGCCAGATTACAGTCCATCTAATCTAGAAGACAAAGTGAAATGTAGAAGGCAAGAAAGTGTAGGTTGTACGCTCTCTGAATCTGAACTGCTTTCTCCCACTTCGGAAACAGAGGGGAAAAATGTCCGATCGAATTCTGAGGTGATTGATAACACCGTCAGGAAAAGGGGAGATTGGACAGATAGTTTAGAAGGATGTGGCATTCATTCAAAGGCAGAAGACACCTACTTTGAAACCAAGGAGCATCCTAAACAGCCAGATATAATATCAGAGACTGTAGAAGCACACCTTCCAAACAATGACACTATCCAAATAGAAGAGAAGAATGCAACACACGAAGATGCTAGATCGGAGGCATCCGACTTTAGCGTAGATGAATCTGATCCATACGGTAATGACGATAATGCCCTAAAGGAAGTCGAGATTAACAATGGCCATGAAGTAACCATGTGTAGCACATCAGAATGTGAAAATCCAGCTGACGGACCGCACCAGTCTTCAGTGTCCGATCAAGAGGATGAACACTCTGACCATTACAAGTCAGCACCAGAAACTGAACACGAGCTCCAGAAGTCAGAGGAGGGAAGTGTCACTGAGAAACAGGCTCATAATGCTAACGAGAAAGATGAAGAAGCGGATGAGGATGAAGATTTTGCTGCAGAACCAAACTCTCCTCTACACCTGCACCATGAAGGTGAATGTTCAGACCGCTCAGAGTCGTAtaaaggccgagaagcgataGGTGAACTCCAGAAATCGGAGGGGGATAGCGTTAGTAAGAATGCAACTCGCCCTGCTGAGGAGAAAGATGATGAAACAGATGGACATGATGACGAGCAGAGCAATGCTTTAGATACTCAGTCACATCACTCCTTCTTGGAAGATCCTTCATCCCTGAGGAGGGACTCGTGCAACAGTGAGGAAAAACATCAAGCCCAGTCAGTAGATTCTGCAGGAACGGAAGAAGCAGATACGGCTCACGATTGTCATTGTGCGCATCCTACGGTGTTCCCCCAGCAACTGCTGGATTTTATCAACTTAGCACTGATGTCCTCTGCTCTGATTTTCGAATATGATTCAAACGGCCGTCTCCGAATCAAGCCAGACAGATGCAGAAACAGAGCAACGTCTTCATCTAAAAGCAATATAGACAATCAGTATGCTAGGAGATGTCTTCCTAGTCCCAACACATCTGACCTCTCTGATTACAGGCCCGATACTTCAGATAGTGGAGGAGACCCGTCACAGTTTTCTACAGATATTTTAACCGAGAGTGGAGAGGATGATGCAGAGAGGCCGTTCATTTACCAACGCACCGTGAAGCAAAGTTCTGAGAACATCAACAGTCTTAGCTCTTTTCCTGACTCCATGGTTAACAGTACTATGCAGGTCCCAGTCTACTGCAACTCTTCAGACTCTATTGGGAATTCTGAGCTTGAACAATGTCTAGCCTTTCTTGCAAAGGCTGACTCTGGGGAAGGAATCCTGATCGATAAAGGCAGGTGGCTTCTTAAGGAGAATCACCTCATTCGTAGATCTCCTCCTGTTCCGATGGGAATGTATGAAAATGTGGATACAACGTCAGTTGACACAGGTCAAGAAAACACAAGCGAGGACGCCTCCTACGTACCTTGTGGGAGAAAACAGTCCCCACTAGCCGTCCTATCGTCTTCTGAACTGGAAGACATGGCCAAGCCCTCCACACCCAAGTGTACATACTTCACCATGGCTCACGGTAGTGACTCCGACCCTTTTCTGGATAACCAGAGCATTAGCAGTAACAAAGGGAAAGCTTTCAGTCGAAAAAGCAAGGCAGTATCACCACTGGAAGAAACATCAAAAATGTCGGCAAAGAAAAATGGAAGCCTCCCCTCTTTTACATCCGTGGATTTTAAACTGGCCACTGGGAAAGTCCATCCAGCGGACGGCACGGCAGCTAGCGTGGTGGAGAAATCTGCCAGATCCCAGAGCTTAAGATGCAACACACCACATGAAGAAGATTCAGTACAGGGGCTGAGTCTTAGATGTGGACAGCATTGCCCAATACTGTAA
- the LOC108268140 gene encoding protein transport protein Sec61 subunit gamma, which translates to MDQIMQFVEPGRQFVKDSIRLVKRCTKPDRKEFQKIAMATAIGFAIMGFIGFFVKLIHIPINNIIVGG; encoded by the exons ATGGATCAGATCATGCAGTTTGTGGAGCCAGGGAGGCAGTTTGTGAAGGACTCCATCAGACTGGTGAAGAGATGCACAAAACCTGATAGGAAAG AGTTTCAGAAGATTGCCATGGCCACGGCGATTGGTTTTGCAATCATGGGCTTCATTGGGTTCTTCGTCAAGCTCATCCACATCCCCATTAACAATATCATTGT CGGTGGTTAA
- the si:dkey-94e7.2 gene encoding retinol dehydrogenase 12 isoform X1, producing MCSAAHFPSSSCVRAFFFGEWSSTVRLDGKTVIITGANTGIGKETTRDLAKRGARIIMACRDTVKAEAALKEIVTESGNQNVIIRKLDLADTKSIRAFAEVINNEEKQLHILINNAGVMMCPYSKTADGFEMQFGVNHLGHFLLTLLLIDLLKKSAPSRIIILSSMAHSWGTIKLDDINSERSYHSRRAYGQSKLANILCARSLAKRLKDTGVTVYAVHPGIVRTELKRHMNLGLLCMWKMVRPFTKTSAQGAQTSIYCAVEPALDSHSGGYFSNCRPASCTRAARDDGTAQKLWDLSCQMLGVSWE from the exons ATGTGTTCAGCTGCTCATTTTCCATCATCATCTTGTGTTAGGGCATTCTTCTTTGGCGAGTGGTCTTCCACGGTAAGACTCGACGGCAAAACGGTCATCATTACAGGAGCCAACACTGGCATTGGGAAAGAAACCACAAGAGATTTAGCAAAAAGAG GGGCCAGGATCATCATGGCTTGCAGAGATACTGTCAAAGCTGAAGCGGCACTGAAAGAGATTGTTACAGAGTCAGGCAACCAAAACGTCATTATCAGGAAACTCGATCTGGCAGACACCAAATCAATCAGAGCGTTTGCAGAAGTCATAAACAATG AGGAGAAGCAATTACATATTCTTATAAACAATGCCGGAGTCATGATGTGCCCCTATTCTAAGACAGCCGATGGCTTTGAGATGCAATTTGGAGTCAATCATTTGg GCCACTTCCTGCTAACTCTGCTGCTGATCGATTTGCTGAAAAAGTCTGCCCCGTCAAGAATCATCATCCTGTCCTCCATGGCTCATAGCTGGGGCACCATTAAACTGGATGACATCAACAGTGAGAGGAGTTACCACAGCAGGAGGGCGTACGGACAGAGCAAGCTAGCAAATATCCTCTGTGCTCGATCCCTGGCCAAAAGACTTAAAG ACACAGGAGTGACAGTATATGCTGTCCACCCAGGCATCGTTCGCACTGAACTAAAGAGGCACATGAACCTTGGGCTCCTTTGCATGTGGAAAATGGTCAGGCCTTTCACTAAGACGTCAGCGCAGGGAGCTCAGACTTCAATCTACTGCGCTGTGGAGCCAGCCCTCGATTCACACAGTGGCGGCTATTTCAG CAACTGTAGACCTGCAAGTTGCACAAGAGCTGCTAGAGACGATGGAACGGCACAGAAGCTGTGGGATCTCAGTTGCCAGATGCTTGGAGTGAGCTGggaatga
- the si:dkey-94e7.2 gene encoding retinol dehydrogenase 12 isoform X2, which produces MRTLTGNRAFFFGEWSSTVRLDGKTVIITGANTGIGKETTRDLAKRGARIIMACRDTVKAEAALKEIVTESGNQNVIIRKLDLADTKSIRAFAEVINNEEKQLHILINNAGVMMCPYSKTADGFEMQFGVNHLGHFLLTLLLIDLLKKSAPSRIIILSSMAHSWGTIKLDDINSERSYHSRRAYGQSKLANILCARSLAKRLKDTGVTVYAVHPGIVRTELKRHMNLGLLCMWKMVRPFTKTSAQGAQTSIYCAVEPALDSHSGGYFSNCRPASCTRAARDDGTAQKLWDLSCQMLGVSWE; this is translated from the exons ATGAGGACATTAACAGGAAACAG GGCATTCTTCTTTGGCGAGTGGTCTTCCACGGTAAGACTCGACGGCAAAACGGTCATCATTACAGGAGCCAACACTGGCATTGGGAAAGAAACCACAAGAGATTTAGCAAAAAGAG GGGCCAGGATCATCATGGCTTGCAGAGATACTGTCAAAGCTGAAGCGGCACTGAAAGAGATTGTTACAGAGTCAGGCAACCAAAACGTCATTATCAGGAAACTCGATCTGGCAGACACCAAATCAATCAGAGCGTTTGCAGAAGTCATAAACAATG AGGAGAAGCAATTACATATTCTTATAAACAATGCCGGAGTCATGATGTGCCCCTATTCTAAGACAGCCGATGGCTTTGAGATGCAATTTGGAGTCAATCATTTGg GCCACTTCCTGCTAACTCTGCTGCTGATCGATTTGCTGAAAAAGTCTGCCCCGTCAAGAATCATCATCCTGTCCTCCATGGCTCATAGCTGGGGCACCATTAAACTGGATGACATCAACAGTGAGAGGAGTTACCACAGCAGGAGGGCGTACGGACAGAGCAAGCTAGCAAATATCCTCTGTGCTCGATCCCTGGCCAAAAGACTTAAAG ACACAGGAGTGACAGTATATGCTGTCCACCCAGGCATCGTTCGCACTGAACTAAAGAGGCACATGAACCTTGGGCTCCTTTGCATGTGGAAAATGGTCAGGCCTTTCACTAAGACGTCAGCGCAGGGAGCTCAGACTTCAATCTACTGCGCTGTGGAGCCAGCCCTCGATTCACACAGTGGCGGCTATTTCAG CAACTGTAGACCTGCAAGTTGCACAAGAGCTGCTAGAGACGATGGAACGGCACAGAAGCTGTGGGATCTCAGTTGCCAGATGCTTGGAGTGAGCTGggaatga
- the si:dkey-94e7.2 gene encoding retinol dehydrogenase 12 isoform X3: protein MCSAAHFPSSSCVRAFFFGEWSSTVRLDGKTVIITGANTGIGKETTRDLAKRGARIIMACRDTVKAEAALKEIVTESGNQNVIIRKLDLADTKSIRAFAEVINNEEKQLHILINNAGVMMCPYSKTADGFEMQFGVNHLGHFLLTLLLIDLLKKSAPSRIIILSSMAHSWGTIKLDDINSERSYHSRRAYGQSKLANILCARSLAKRLKGIVRTELKRHMNLGLLCMWKMVRPFTKTSAQGAQTSIYCAVEPALDSHSGGYFSNCRPASCTRAARDDGTAQKLWDLSCQMLGVSWE from the exons ATGTGTTCAGCTGCTCATTTTCCATCATCATCTTGTGTTAGGGCATTCTTCTTTGGCGAGTGGTCTTCCACGGTAAGACTCGACGGCAAAACGGTCATCATTACAGGAGCCAACACTGGCATTGGGAAAGAAACCACAAGAGATTTAGCAAAAAGAG GGGCCAGGATCATCATGGCTTGCAGAGATACTGTCAAAGCTGAAGCGGCACTGAAAGAGATTGTTACAGAGTCAGGCAACCAAAACGTCATTATCAGGAAACTCGATCTGGCAGACACCAAATCAATCAGAGCGTTTGCAGAAGTCATAAACAATG AGGAGAAGCAATTACATATTCTTATAAACAATGCCGGAGTCATGATGTGCCCCTATTCTAAGACAGCCGATGGCTTTGAGATGCAATTTGGAGTCAATCATTTGg GCCACTTCCTGCTAACTCTGCTGCTGATCGATTTGCTGAAAAAGTCTGCCCCGTCAAGAATCATCATCCTGTCCTCCATGGCTCATAGCTGGGGCACCATTAAACTGGATGACATCAACAGTGAGAGGAGTTACCACAGCAGGAGGGCGTACGGACAGAGCAAGCTAGCAAATATCCTCTGTGCTCGATCCCTGGCCAAAAGACTTAAAG GCATCGTTCGCACTGAACTAAAGAGGCACATGAACCTTGGGCTCCTTTGCATGTGGAAAATGGTCAGGCCTTTCACTAAGACGTCAGCGCAGGGAGCTCAGACTTCAATCTACTGCGCTGTGGAGCCAGCCCTCGATTCACACAGTGGCGGCTATTTCAG CAACTGTAGACCTGCAAGTTGCACAAGAGCTGCTAGAGACGATGGAACGGCACAGAAGCTGTGGGATCTCAGTTGCCAGATGCTTGGAGTGAGCTGggaatga